DNA sequence from the Pedobacter sp. W3I1 genome:
TTTCGGTCTAATTGTAGGAAGGTAACTACTTCCAAAAAACCGATTTAACTGCCAGAATATCCATTATTCTGGCCCCCATCATTACACTTTTTACTAACTAATAAACCTTAAATTAATTAATTATGACTCTTTTAAAAATTACAAGGAGCGCTATCGGACTTTGTATGGTCCTGGTTTTGCTTCTTGGGTGCGGTAAAGAAGAATACCCCTCAGTAGATCTTTTTACCTGGAAAGCCAAAGTTGATGTAACGGCAAAAGCCACACTCTCTGTTAACGTAGAAAACGCTGGCGGGGCCTCTGCCGGAGAAGGATCTTTAAAGGTCGTGGATAATGATATTAACTCGAAATTCCTGATCAATCCTTATCAGTCTAGCCTTTATCTCCAGTTAACTTTTCCTTCACCCCAACAAGTGGCATCTTATACTTTAACATCAGGTGGCGATGCGCCTGACAGGGATCCTAAAAACTGGAAATTAAGCGGTTCTACAGATGGTAGCAACTGGGTAGATCTTGATACCAGGACAGGTGAAGCGTTTTCTGGCCGTAACCTGACCAAAACCTACAATTTCAAAAACAAAGTCCTGTATAAATACTACAGACTTAGTATTACGGCAAATAATAACGGTTCTCTGTTCCAGTTGTCTGAGTGGCGTGTAATTGAAGTGCCAGAGGAGCAACAATAGTCTGCCAATTTAACCGGTGGACAATAAAATTTATTTCAACTGATCAATAGACCTAATAACAGTATTCTGTTAATAATAAAATAATTATGAAGAAAAGAATTACAAATTTAACTGAGGGCAGGCTCAAGTTTAAAGATTGTGCTTTTAAGGCTATCGCTTTTACTTTAGCTTTAAGCAGTGGTTTTTATGCAACAGCTAATGCTTCAGCTATTAATATAAGCAGTTCGGTTTCAGTTACTCAAGCTAAAGCCGATATTGTGATACGCGGTATCATTAAAGACGAAACAGGTGCACCACTACCAGGAGCAGGCGTTAAGGTAAAAGGCAGTTCTACCAGTGCGGCTGCAGATGTGAATGGCGCATTTACTATTACCGTTCCTGATCAAAATACAGTTTTAATTATAACTTATGTTGGTTATGATTCTAAAGAGATTACGGTGGGCACGCAAACCGTGTTGGATATCCGTTTGAAAGAAACGGTTGGTGCTAATTTACAAGAGGTCGCCATTGTAGGTTTCGGTACACAAAAGAAGGAAAGCTTGGTTGGTGCGCAATCATCAGTAAACGTTGCTGATTTAAAACAACCAGTTTCTAGTATGAGTCAGTTATTGGCTGGTCGTATTCCAGGTGTGATTAACGTTTCTAGAAATGGTGAACCAGGCGCAACAGGATCCGACATTTTTATACGGGGAATATCTTCACTAACAGCTGGTGATAGGGGCCCGCTAGTAATTATTGATGGGGTTCCTAACCGTAACCTGAATGATATCAGTGTTTATGACGTGGAAAACTTCACCGTACTGAAAGATGCTGCCGCAACAGCGGTATATGGTATCCGTGGTGCAAACGGGGTAATCTTAATCAATACCAAACAAGGTAAAATTGGTACGCCGAAAATTAATGTGGAATATTATGAAGGCGTGAGCCGTTTCACCAAAAGACCACAATTAATTGATGGTGTAGATTACATGAACTTAGCTAATGAGGCTAAATATTCAGATTATTTAAGAGGTGGTGCTGCAGGTGCATTTACACCAGCATATTCTATAGATGCTGTTCAGAAAACAGCTGCCGGTACAGATCCTATCCTTTACCCGAACGTAAACTGGTTTGATGCCATTTATAATGATTTTGGTAGAAACAGATCAGCAACAGCTAACCTATCGGGTGGTGTAAGTAATGCAAAATACTATGTATCACTAGGTTATTATGGTGAAGATGGTTTATTTAAAACTGACGACGCCGTGAATTCTGCAGTTAAACAAAACTATGGCCGTTACAATGTTAGTGCAAACTTAAACTGGGATATTACCGGTACTACTAAATTAGATTTAGGTATCAAAGGTATTTTGTCGCAAAACAACTACCCAAGTAACTTCAGCGCACAGGATATCTTTAGCCAGGCTTTTTTGATTAATCCAACCTCTTTTCCAGTACTTTATCCAAATGGAAGCTTGCCAGGTATTAGTCCGCAGGCCGATCAACGTAATCCTTATGGTGATGTGACCAGAAATGGCTA
Encoded proteins:
- a CDS encoding discoidin domain-containing protein; amino-acid sequence: MTLLKITRSAIGLCMVLVLLLGCGKEEYPSVDLFTWKAKVDVTAKATLSVNVENAGGASAGEGSLKVVDNDINSKFLINPYQSSLYLQLTFPSPQQVASYTLTSGGDAPDRDPKNWKLSGSTDGSNWVDLDTRTGEAFSGRNLTKTYNFKNKVLYKYYRLSITANNNGSLFQLSEWRVIEVPEEQQ